The following proteins are co-located in the Mesotoga infera genome:
- a CDS encoding amino acid permease: LSGFLFYVFAFGGPILAIATTINATYMWGTRSLLALCRLRVFPSKLGLVNRRGTPWVLLTVIWLLSSITLLTVGESGLNLFAAFASIGGIAVIVPTMFAVFRLKNDPRLKERAPAIVNKKWFTLIPVLGAVFSIVILLILLYQVGADFSASFFLFFIVWEIIGIIYFAFRLRHLNRVKDNPFARDDLSAFDD, from the coding sequence CTCAGCGGATTTCTTTTCTACGTCTTCGCATTCGGCGGCCCGATACTCGCTATCGCAACAACAATCAACGCAACTTATATGTGGGGAACAAGGTCGTTGCTTGCGCTCTGCAGGCTGAGAGTCTTTCCATCCAAACTTGGTTTAGTCAACAGAAGAGGAACTCCGTGGGTTCTCCTGACCGTTATATGGCTTCTGTCTTCCATCACGCTGCTTACAGTCGGTGAATCTGGGCTGAATCTCTTTGCCGCCTTCGCTTCAATAGGCGGAATAGCAGTGATCGTCCCAACGATGTTTGCAGTCTTCAGACTGAAGAATGATCCAAGGCTCAAAGAAAGAGCTCCCGCAATAGTTAATAAGAAATGGTTCACCCTAATCCCGGTTCTCGGGGCCGTGTTTTCAATAGTGATATTGCTCATTCTTCTTTATCAAGTCGGGGCAGATTTCAGTGCTTCATTCTTCTTGTTCTTCATCGTATGGGAAATCATTGGCATAATATACTTTGCCTTCAGATTGAGACATCTCAATCGTGTGAAAGACAATCCATTCGCCAGAGACGACTTATCGGCATTCGACGACTGA